The Strix uralensis isolate ZFMK-TIS-50842 chromosome 16, bStrUra1, whole genome shotgun sequence genome has a window encoding:
- the MPRIP gene encoding myosin phosphatase Rho-interacting protein isoform X4: MAAKDNPCRKFQANIFNKSKCQNCFKPRESHLLNDEDLNQAKPIYGGWLLLAPEGTDFDNPVHRSRKWQRRFFILYEHGLLRYALDEMPTTLPQGTINMNQCTDVVDGESRTGQKFSLCILTPEKEHFIRAENKEIISGWLEMLIVYPRTNKQNQKKKRKVEPPTPQEPGPAKMAVTSSNIPSAEKVPATKSTLWQEEMRGKDQVDGGSGISPAQSPVQGQAGGSSSLKDAVLDSKEDENSMNGDRIDCGRKTRVESGYFSLEKTKQDSKLEEQQLPPPPSPPSPSTPNNSFSLNSLDSKSSCPMHKDSSSRDVGRGAEKSGRPLSFKASRQYTTLADVPKAIRISNREAFQVERKRLERRTRARSPGREEVARLFGNERRRSQVIEKFEALDIENAEHMETNVSAGAALSSETRQGRSEKRVFPRKRDFTCEGAAVGSILDVSASPLSPHRRAKSLDRRSTESSMTPDLLNFKKGWLTKQYEDGQWKKHWFVLTDQSLRYYRDSVAEEAADLDGEIDLSTCYDVTEYPVQRNYGFQIHTKEGEFTLSAMTSGIRRNWIQTIMKHVRPTTAPDVTRKNFSLKLSVLKPSSLPEEKSKTSSSFETGPKPSEKLDAEQAELDPEQKRSRARERRREGRSKTFDWAEFRPIQQALAQERANAADSSKSGSAAFSRDAGAAEADPGELERERARRREERRKRFEMIDAVDGAGSEEALRMEVDRILPVPTDIKPQNVHVEIEQRWHQVETTPLREEKQIPIAPLHLAHAEDRDEGLTKQHLTTLLEKELEQKQKEALELLEQNRHLQDQLKVALGREQSAREGYVLQTEVAASPSGAWQRLHKVNQDLQSELEAQCQRQELINQQIQSLKRSYAEAKDVIRHHEAEIQSLQARLSNAAAELSIKEQTLAKLKSDLRSEKEKAKEQLEEWQHGEATLSSQLKASEQKLKSAEALLLEKTQELRDLEMQQALQRDHQKEVQRLQDRIADLSRQLNASEQTRILMEEKLQKNYEALLESCEREKQVLIRSLKEVEDKANEYENQLQNSEQQMEILQKEKLSAKFEGSELVHQLEEQLVMKEASIQKLAEHIKELERERDQIKCRFQELMNQVAESDNEVAKLQAKLKMEETNYHNLEQSFEEVSDQFQGVQKVLKEKEEELRHVKEMHLRIVEKKDQDLSEALVKMVALDSSLEETKVKLKAKEEALKKLASVGTGPCAEEAEDLGPSLEADESNPSQLGQPLQTQDVLPALTYALKEEEDEVLETSQRQAEEFGSPSKSVELQDQELVQKALAKPDVGIMGAKRQRIRFSSIQCQKYIHPDGSEKNWTSSTSSDTSQDRSLSEESMSSEPALGYPSSGTSDSETYLSIIHSLETKLYITEEKLKDVTMKLESQHGHNQETLIALHHQWASTESQLREQLQTSLSQVSALISQLESERQEKFKLIENHVSELGGFQMKNDQALTCLEKCREQLRSLPKSEKEKEGDLFLVTLSSMETTLSNAIQALRGAPVPSEYQQSESLIAESPAPEGGFLGEEEHVSKEQRAEMFDASQLRWLSERVAFEASLINHIAESLKNASSEISWLLREIQGTAEVVLLEPANVSHTAVDLASVLSKKLLLEGEFWSQVEELRVHLSTREGEAEGKTETTGLGFSPCFLSAVADATLIKAELGFVAQKMRESFHRRLKTIEEDLHNTKTALQQHKCMLEEIIKAYRTPDFDRVMHQISEALEIQKDASERTQISWDGSRLQMVPCQELAKVEETGNLPDRSSEALVSIQEDLAQQLKDKSNVLKEISVALLSLPPEEAMRDCQKLLKISQSLSYHSCMGDLERYSSLLVHDAIVQAQVCYAACKVQLEYEREMKSYKESLQSMDALCQERVKTVSLLRDEYEDLLRKQQGEYSEVIAMLERENADLKAKVSQLDSQQRLLEEEEHKHSKSLSELQGRYEEEIRNVIEQLNRTEDALKAERTEGLNQLDAIVRDKQNMERYHLEQMQMLEDKFQAKIKELQVIHGEELQALQEHYSQNLQRLQETLDEYQRQHPEASPTVGPGGGDAWVADEVGGTGQGPGGDLDSMHGLRERIQELEAQMNVMRDELENKHLEGNASTLREKYQKDFENLKATCERGFAAMEETHQKKIEDLQRQHQRELEKLREEKDRLLAEETAATISAIEAMKNAHREELERELEKSQRSQISSVNADIEALRRQYLEELQSVQRELEVLSEQYSQKCLENAHLAQALEAERQALRQCQRENQELNAHNQELNNRLAAEITRLRTLLTGEGGGEAAGSPLTQGKDAYELEVLLRVKESEIQYLKQEISSLKDELQTALRDKKYASDKYKDIYTELSIVKAKADCDISRLKEQLKAATEAQGEKSPVNTTVSGYDIMKSKSNPDFLKKDRSSVSRQLRNIRSKSVIEQVSWDN, from the exons GTGGCTGGAGATGCTGATAGTCTATCCGAGGACAAACAAGCAGaatcagaagaagaagaggaaggtaGAGCCCCCAACTCCCCAG GAGCCCGGTCCTGCTAAGATGGCCGTGACCAGCAGCAACATCCCCAGTGCGGAGAAGGTCCCGGCCACCAAGTCCACGCTTTGGCAGGAAGAAATGAGGGGCAAAGACCAAGTGGATGGGGGCAGCGGCATCAGCCCAGCGCAGAGCCCGGTGCAAGGCCAGGCCGGGGGTTCCAGCTCCCTGAAGGATGCTGTGCTGGACAGCAAGGAAG ATGAGAACTCCATGAACGGAGACCGGATAGACTGCGGGCGGAAGACGCGTGTTGAGAGTGGGTACTTTTCCTTGGAGAAGACCAAGCAAGACTCGAAGCttgaagagcagcagctgccgcccccgccgagcccgcccagccccagcaccccgaACAACAG CTTCTCTCTGAACTCCTTGGACTCGAAGAGCAGTTGCCCCATGCACAAGGACTCCAGCAGCAGAGATGTAGGAAGGGGAGCTGAAAAATCGGGGCGTCCCCTTTCTTTTAAAGCCAGCCGGCAGTACACCACCCTGGCCGACGTTCCCAAGGCCATTAGGATCAGTAATCGTGAGGCCTTCCAGGTGGAGAGGAAGCGGCTAGAGCGGAGAACCCGGGCCCGTAGCCCTGGGAGAGAAGAAGTGGCCCGGCTCTTTGGCAATGAGAGAAG gCGATCCCAGGTCATTGAAAAATTTGAGGCATTAGATATTGAGAACGCGGAGCACATGGAAACGAATGTGTCGGCTGGTGCTGCCCTTTCCAGTGAGACGCGTCAGGGCAGGAGCGAGAAGAGGGTTTTCCCGCGGAAACGG GACTTCACTTGTGAAGGTGCAGCTGTGGGCTCCATCCTGGATGTGTCTGCGTCTCCTCTGTCCCCGCATCGCCGGGCAAAGTCGCTGGACAGGAGGTCCACGGAGTCCTCTATGACG CCTGACCTGCTGAACTTCAAGAAGGGCTGGTTGACAAAACAGTATGAGGACGGGCAG TGGAAGAAACACTGGTTTGTGCTGACTGACCAGAGCCTGCGATACTACCGGGATTCAGTGGCGGAGGAG GCAGCTGACCTGGATGGAGAAATCGATTTATCCACGTGCTACGATGTTACTGAGTACCCAGTTCAGCGAAACTACGGCTTCCAGATCCAC ACGAAGGAAGGGGAGTTCACCCTCTCCGCCATGACGTCGGGCATTCGCCGCAACTGGATCCAGACCATCATGAAGCACGTTCGCCCCACGACTGCTCCCGATGTAACAAG GAAAAACTTCTCTTTGAAACTATCCGTGCTGAAGCCCAG CTCCCTgccagaagagaaaagcaaaacaagctcTTCCTTCGAGACTGGTCCAAAGCCGAGCGAGAAGCTGGATGCGGAGCAGGCTGAGCTGGACCCAGAGCAGAAGCGGAGCCGTGCCCGGGAGCGCCGGCGAGAAGGACGTTCCAAGACCTTTGACTGGGCTGAATTTCGCCCCATCCAGCAAGCCCTGGCCCAGGAACGTGCAAACGCTGCAGACTCCTCCAAGAGTGGCTCTGCCGCCTTCTCCAGGGACGCCGGTGCCGCCGAGGCTGACCCGGGAGAGCTGGAGCGGgagcgggcccggcggcgggaggagcggcGCAAACGCTTCGAGATGATCGATGCCGTGGACGGGGCAGGGTCGGAAGAGGCTCTAAGGATGGAGGTGGACCGGATCCTGCCCGTCCCGACGGACATCAAACCGCAGAACGTCCACGTGGAGATTGAGCAGCGCTGGCACCAGGTGGAGACCACCCCGctgagggaggagaagcagaTCCCCATCGCGCCCCTGCACCTCGCCCATGCCGAGGACCGGGATGAGGGGCTGACGAAGCAACACTTGACCACGCTGCTGGAGAAGGAG CTggagcagaagcagaaggaggcCCTGGAGCTCCTGGAGCAGAACCGGCACCTGCAGGACCAGCTGAAAGTGGCACTGGGCCGGGAGCAGAGTGCCCGCGAGGGCTACGTGTTGCAG ACCGAGGTGGCCGCCTCGCCATCAGGTGCCTGGCAGAGGCTCCACAAAGTCAACCAAGACCTCCAAAGCGAGCTGGAAGCCCAATGCCAGCGTCAAGAGCTGATCAATCAGCAGATTCAGTCGCTGAAGCGCAGCTACGCTGAGGCCAAGGACGTGATCCGGCACCACGAAGCTGAGATTCAGAGCCTGCAGGCGAGGCTCAGTAACGCAGCGGCCGAGCTCTCCATCAAGGAGCAGACCCTGGCCAAGCTCAAGAGCGACCTGAGgagtgaaaaagagaaagccaAAGAGCAGCTGGAGGAGTGGCAGCATGGTGAGGCCACGCTCAGCTCCCAGCTGAAGGCCAGCGAGCAGAAGCTGAAGAGCGCAGAGGCTCTGCTCCTGGAGAAGACCCAGGAGCTGCGGGACCTGGAGATGCAGCAGGCTTTGCAGAGGGACCATCAGAAGGAGGTGCAGCGGCTCCAAGACAGGATCGCGGACCTGAGCAGGCAGCTGAACGCTAGCGAGCAAACGCGGATCCTCATGGAGGAGAAGCTGCAGAAGAATTATGAGGCTTTGCTGGAGAGCTGCGAGAGGGAAAAGCAGGTTTTAATACGGAGTCTGAAGGAGGTGGAGGATAAGGCCAACGAGTACGAGAACCAGCTGCAAAATAGCGAGCAGCAAATGGAGATTCTGCAGAAGGAGAAACTCAGTGCAAAGTTTGAAGGCAGCGAGCTTGTCCaccagctggaggagcagctggtGATGAAGGAGGCCAGCATCCAGAAACTCGCAGAGCACATCAAGGAGCTCGAAAGAGAGAGAGATCAGATCAAATGTCGGTTCCAGGAGCTCATGAATCAGGTTGCCGAGTCGGATAATGAAGTTGCAAAGCTGCAAGCAAAGTTGAAAATGGAAGAGACCAACTACCACAATCTGGAGCAATCGTTTGAGGAGGTGTCGGATCAGTTCCAGGGTGTGCAGAAggtgctgaaagaaaaagaagaagagttGAGACATGTTAAGGAAATGCACTTGAGAATTGTGGAAAAGAAGGACCAAGATCTCAGTGAGGCTTTGGTTAAAATGGTTGCTTTAGATAGCAGTTTAGAGGAGACTAAAGTAAAGCTAAAGGCCAAGGAGGAGGCTTTAAAGAAATTAGCTAGTGTAGGCACAGGTCCATGTGCTGAGGAGGCAGAAGACCTTGGCCCCAGTCTCGAGGCTGATGAAAGTAACCCATCCCAACTAGGGCAGCCTCTGCAAACTCAGGATGTCCTCCCAGCTCTGACTTATgcactgaaggaggaggaggatgaggttcttgagaccagccAGAGGCAAGCAGAGGAATTCGGCTCCCCATCCAAAAGTGTAGAGCTCCAGGACCAAGAGTTGGTTCAGAAAGCCTTAGCAAAGCCTGATGTAGGAATCATGGGGGCCAAGAGGCAAAGAATCCGTTTCTCAAGCATCCAGTGCCAAAAATACATCCATCCAGACGGATCAGAGAAAAACTGGACAAGCAGTACCTCTTCAGACACGAGCCAAGACAGGTCGCTGTCTGAAGAAAGCATGTCATCAGAGCCGGCTCTTGGTTACCCGTCATCGGGGACAAGTGACTCTGAGACCTATCTCTCAATCATCCATTCCCTGGAAACCAAACTTTATATTACAGAGGAGAAACTCAAAGATGTAACAATGAAGCTCGAAAGCCAACATGGCCATAATCAGGAGACACTCATCGCCCTCCACCATCAGTGGGCCAGCACAGAGTCTCAGCTGCGGGAACAACTTCAGACCAGCTTATCCCAAGTCAGTGCTTTGATCTCACAGCTGGAGAGTGAGAGGCAGGAAAAGTTCAAGCTCATAGAAAATCATGTTAGCGAGCTGGGAggtttccaaatgaaaaatgatCAAGCGCTGACTTGCTTAGAGAAATGTAGAGAGCAGCTAAGATCTTTGCCcaaatcagaaaaggaaaaagagggtgATTTGTTCCTTGTTACTCTGTCCAGCATGGAAACAACCTTATCAAATGCAATCCAAGCCTTGAGAGGGGCGCCAGTCCCATCGGAGTATCAGCAGAGTGAAAGCCTTATCGCGGAAAGCCCCGCTCCAGAAGGAGGTTTTTTGGGAGAAGAGGAGCACGTCTCCAAGGAGCAGCGAGCGGAAATGTTTGACGCCAGCCAGCTGAGATGGCTTTCTGAGAGAGTGGCATTTGAGGCCTCTCTCATCAACCATATAGCGGAGTCTTTGAAAAATGCAAGCTCTGAGATATCTTGGCTTCTGAGAGAGATCCAGGGAACGGCTGAGGTGGTTTTGTTGGAGCCAGCAAATGTTTCTCATACAGCAGTGGACTTGGCCAGCGTCCTATCTAagaagctgctgctggaaggggagTTCTGGAGCCAGGTGGAGGAGCTGAGAGTGCACTTGAGCACCAGAGAAGGGGAAGCCGAgggcaaaacagaaacaacaggTTTGGGCTTTTCTCCATGTTTTCTAAGTGCTGTAGCAGATGCTACTTTGATCAAGGCAGAACTTGGGTTTGttgcacagaaaatgagagaatcTTTTCATCGGAGATTAAAAACAATCGAAGAAGACCTCCATAATACCAAAACAGCTCTCCAGCAGCATAAATGCATGTTGGAGGAGATCATCAAAGCGTACAGGACTCCTGATTTTGACAGAGTTATGCACCAGATTTCTGAAGCTCTTGAAATTCAGAAAGATGCTTCAGAAAGAACCCAAATCTCCTGGGACGGGAGCCGTCTCCAAATGGTGCCGTGTCAGGAATTAGCCAAGGTGGAGGAGACCGGCAACCTGCCCGACCGTAGTAGTGAAGCTCTTGTTTCCATTCAGGAAGATCTTGCCCAACAACTAAAGGACAAATCAAATGTTCTGAAGGAGATATCTGTTGCCTTACTCTCTCTGCCTCCTGAGGAGGCAATGAGAGACTGTCAGAAGCTCCTGAAGATATCTCAGAGTCTTTCTTATCATTCATGCATGGGAGACCTTGAACGGTATTCCTCTTTGTTAGTCCACGATGCAATTGTTCAGGCTCAGGTTTGTTACGCCGCTTGCAAAGTCCAACTGGAGTACGAGAGAGAGATGAAGTCCTACAAGGAGTCCTTACAGAGCATGGACGCGCTCTGCCAAGAGCGCGTGAAGACGGTCTCTCTTCTTCGGGACGAGTACGAGGACTTGCTCAGAAAGCAGCAGGGTGAGTACAGCGAGGTGATCGCCATGCTTGAAAGGGAGAACGCCGATCTCAAAGCCAAGGTGTCCCAGCTTGACAGTCAGCAAAGGCTCTTGGAGGAAGAAGAGCATAAACACAGCAAGAGTTTGAGTGAGTTACAGGGACGGTATGAGGAGGAGATTCGAAATGTGATAGAGCAGCTAAATAGGACAGAGGATGCTCTGAAGGCTGAGAGGACAGAGGGCCTCAACCAGCTGGATGCCATTGTCCGTGACAAGCAGAACATGGAGCGGTATCACCTGGAGCAGATGCAAATGCTGGAGGACAAGTTCCAGGCCAAGATCAAGGAGCTGCAGGTCATCCACGGCGAGGAGCTGCAGGCGCTGCAGGAGCACTACAGCCAGAACCTGCAGCGCCTGCAGGAGACCCTGGACGAGTACCAGAGGCAGCACCCGGAGGCGTCCCCCACGGTGGGCCCAGGTGGTGGGGACGCCTGGGTGGCCGATGAGGTGGGTGGCACCGGGCAGGGCCCCGGCGGTGACCTGGACTCCATGCATGGCCTGAGGGAACGAATCCAGGAGCTGGAGGCCCAGATGAACGTCATGAGGGACGAGCTGGAGAACAAGCATCTGGAGGGGAACGCTTCCACCTTGAGGGAAAAATACCAGAAAGACTTTGAAAACTTAAAG GCAACATGTGAAAGGGGCTTTGCAGCCATGGAAGAGACACACCAGAAGAAAATTGAGGACCTGCAGCGGCAGCACCAGCGGGAGCTGGAGAAGCTGCGGGAGGAGAAGGACCGCCTGCTGGCAGAGGAAACGGCTGCCACCATTTCAG CCATCGAAGCCATGAAGAACGCACACCGGGAGGAGCTGGAGCGAGAGCTGGAGAAGTCCCAGCGCTCCCAGATCAGCAGCGTCAATGCCGACATCGAGGCCCTCCGAAGGCAATACCT GGAGGAGCTGCAGTCGGTGCAGCGGGAGCTGGAGGTGCTTTCAGAGCAGTATTCGCAGAAGTGTTTGGAGAACGCCCACCTGGCGCAGGCGCTGGAGGCTGAGAGGCAGGCCCTCCGCCAGTGCCAGCGGGAAAACCAGGAGCTCAACGCCCACAACCAG gaGCTGAATAACCGCCTGGCTGCGGAGATCACGCGATTGCGGACCCTGCTGACCGGAGAGGGCGGGGGAGAGGCTGCTGGATCGCCTCTCACGCAGGGCAAGGACGCCTACGAGCTGGAG GTCCTGCTGCGGGTCAAAGAATCAGAAATCCAGTACCTGAAGCAGGAGATCAGCTCCCTCAAAGATGAGCTGCAGACAGCACTGAGG GATAAGAAATACGCCAGCGACAAGTACAAAGACATCTACACGGAGCTGAGCATTGTGAAGGCCAAGGCAGACTGTGATATCAGCAGGTTGAaagagcagctgaaagcagccaCAGAAGCTCAGGGAGAGAAATCCCCTGTGAACACCACTGTATCGGGATATG ATATTATGAAATCAAAAAGTAACCCTGATTTCTTGAAGAAAGACAGATCCAGTGTTAGCCGGCAACTAAGGAATATCAGGTCAAAG TCCGTTATTGAGCAGGTCTCATGGGATAACTGA